A stretch of the Ascaphus truei isolate aAscTru1 chromosome 4, aAscTru1.hap1, whole genome shotgun sequence genome encodes the following:
- the LOC142492321 gene encoding testis-specific serine/threonine-protein kinase 3-like: MEYQLLLNKYGYELGKILGKGTYSTVREAFSQKLSMTVAIKIIDKSKCSPDYVSKFLPRELSILTQCYHPNITEVFEIMESSDGKVFLVMEKAQCDLFDKIDSKDQISENENLPIFKQIVEALKCCHGQGVAHRDLKCENILMTSDNIPKLSDFGFAVSLNGDTLSATFCGSPAYAAPEILQGKSYDAMKADIWSLGVMLYLMVTGYMPFDDTDLTKLLQFQNQPLEFPSSPALSDSCRDIISSMLSINPNERPTVHTKFLSIHGSVISYKNNI, translated from the coding sequence ATGGAGTACCAATTGCTTCTTAACAAATATGGTTATGAGCTTGGGAAGATTTTAGGAAAAGGTACTTATTCAACAGTGAGAGAGGCCTTTTCCCAAAAACTTTCCATGACAGTTGCCATAAAAATCATTGACAAGTCTAAATGTTCACCGGATTACGTAAGTAAATTCCTTCCAAGGGAGCTGTCTATATTGACTCAATGCTACCACCCAAATATAACCGAAGTTTTCGAAATCATGGAATCGTCTGATGGGAAGGTCTTTCTTGTTATGGAAAAAGCCCAGTGTGACCTTTTTGATAAGATTGATTCAAAAGACCAAATTTCAGAAAATGAAAACTTGCCCATATTTAAGCAGATTGTAGAGGCTCTGAAATGCTGTCATGGCCAGGGTGTAGCCCACAGAGATCTGAAATGTGAAAATATCTTGATGACATCAGACAACATACCAAAACTGTCTGACTTTGGGTTTGCTGTTTCTTTAAATGGCGATACTCTAAGTGCAACCTTTTGTGGATCTCCTGCTTATGCAGCCCCTGAAATTCTCCAAGGGAAATCATATGACGCAATGAAAGCAGATATATGGAGTTTAGGTGTCATGCTATACCTCATGGTCACCGGTTACATGCCATTTGATGACACTGACCTCACAAAGCTCTTACAATTCCAGAATCAGCCACTCGAATTTCCATCCTCACCAGCACTCAGTGATTCATGCAGAGACATAATCTCGTCTATGCTCAGCATAAATCCTAATGAAAGGCCAACTGTTCACACCAAATTCTTGAGCATCCATGGTTCAGTCATCAGTTATAAGAATAATATATAA